In Synechococcus sp. A18-25c, a single window of DNA contains:
- a CDS encoding YcjF family protein yields the protein MKGSTRWILIGAAALIALMVVGLVLQGIRNLLWDLSYWLPAWLVGPVLLIAAILLVAAVMQIGLPWFRQWRRRSTQGVQTTDATMPAPTSRREAAERSLGSVDRLLERLQDDVARQSLQKERERVARELERGDLVVVLFGTGSSGKTSLIRALLREIVGDVGAAMGSTSESQRYRLRLRGLERGVQLVDTPGILESGMDGRSREQEARQHASRADLMIVVVDGDLRRSELDVVHSLSGLGKRLLLVLNKCDLRGEEEERRLLLLLKQRCAGWLQAEDVIPTSACPQSLPRPGQRPLQPPPEIGLLVRRLAAVLHADGDELLADNILLQCKDLGAAGRDLLDRQRSQEARRIVDRYTWISAGVVAATPLPGVDLLGTAAVNAQMVMELGAVYGIQLTRNRAQELAVSVGRTLAGLGVVKGGVALIGTALSVNLPTLLLGRAVQGVAAGWLTRIAGSSFITYFQQDQDWGDGGIQDVVQHHYELNRRDRSLKAFLDAALRRVVEPLQQEAKKRLPPQPGLRAEEDASGRGYREL from the coding sequence ATGAAAGGATCAACCCGCTGGATCCTGATCGGTGCCGCGGCGCTGATCGCACTGATGGTCGTAGGACTGGTGCTTCAGGGAATCCGCAATCTGCTCTGGGATCTCAGCTACTGGCTCCCAGCCTGGCTCGTGGGTCCGGTCTTACTGATTGCTGCGATTTTGCTTGTTGCCGCAGTGATGCAGATCGGCTTGCCATGGTTTCGGCAATGGCGCCGACGCTCCACTCAAGGCGTGCAGACAACCGACGCCACCATGCCGGCTCCGACCAGCCGACGAGAAGCAGCAGAACGCAGTCTCGGGAGCGTCGACCGACTCCTGGAGCGGCTGCAAGACGACGTGGCCCGGCAATCACTGCAGAAGGAACGGGAACGCGTCGCGCGGGAACTCGAACGCGGTGATCTGGTGGTGGTGCTCTTTGGCACTGGATCAAGTGGCAAGACATCCCTGATCCGAGCCCTCTTGCGCGAGATCGTCGGCGATGTCGGTGCTGCGATGGGTTCCACCAGTGAAAGCCAGCGTTATCGCTTGCGATTGCGCGGTCTGGAACGGGGCGTGCAACTGGTCGACACGCCAGGAATCCTGGAATCCGGCATGGATGGACGCAGTCGGGAACAGGAGGCCCGACAGCACGCCAGTCGCGCGGATCTGATGATCGTGGTGGTGGATGGCGACCTACGACGCAGCGAACTGGACGTGGTGCACAGCCTCTCCGGACTCGGCAAGCGTTTGCTCTTGGTGTTGAACAAATGCGATCTCCGCGGCGAAGAGGAAGAGCGGCGCCTGCTGCTGCTGCTCAAACAGCGATGCGCTGGCTGGTTGCAAGCCGAAGATGTGATTCCCACCAGTGCCTGCCCGCAATCCCTGCCGCGACCGGGGCAGCGGCCGCTGCAACCACCTCCCGAGATCGGCCTGTTGGTGCGACGTCTGGCGGCAGTGCTCCATGCCGATGGCGACGAGCTTCTGGCCGACAACATCCTTTTGCAGTGCAAGGACCTTGGTGCTGCAGGCCGGGATCTTCTGGATCGTCAGCGGTCGCAGGAAGCTCGCCGCATTGTCGATCGGTACACCTGGATCAGTGCTGGGGTGGTGGCGGCAACACCGTTACCGGGAGTGGATCTGCTCGGCACGGCAGCAGTGAATGCCCAAATGGTGATGGAGCTTGGAGCTGTCTACGGCATCCAACTGACGCGCAACCGGGCCCAGGAATTGGCAGTCTCCGTCGGTCGGACGCTGGCCGGTCTTGGCGTGGTGAAGGGTGGCGTCGCCTTGATCGGAACCGCTCTGAGCGTGAATCTCCCCACTCTGTTGCTGGGACGAGCTGTGCAGGGTGTTGCGGCAGGGTGGCTCACCCGAATCGCTGGGTCGAGCTTCATTACCTATTTCCAGCAGGATCAAGACTGGGGAGATGGGGGAATCCAGGATGTGGTGCAGCACCACTACGAACTCAACCGCCGCGATCGCTCCCTGAAGGCATTTCTGGACGCAGCACTACGTCGGGTCGTCGAACCACTCCAGCAGGAGGCGAAGAAACGGCTTCCGCCCCAGCCAGGGCTTCGGGCGGAGGAGGACGCATCGGGCCGCGGCTATCGAGAACTGTGA
- a CDS encoding pitrilysin family protein produces the protein MTPHSDLVLDPVVTPGVLSAKLWIRRGSGCDQQGQRGGHQLLGSVLSRGCGPLDHLELADLVEGCGAGLRCDTHEDGILISLKCRDLDADRLLPAVGWMVRQPHLNENQIALERELSLQALQRQREDPFHRAFDGWRQIAYGQGPYGHDPLGIAQDLEQLSRPQLQHLAQDLESEGSVLALSGAIPADASERLQEWFNPTISQSPVDQAKAGEAPAVVASADDASANTRDRPSISLQSLATEQVVLMLGQASLPHGHPDDLALRLLQTHLGSGMSSLLFRRLREEHGVAYDVGVHHPARAGAAPFVMHASTGVDRAALTLKLLMASWTELLEDCVAAADLQLAAAKFRGHLAHGSQTTGQRAERRAQLRGLGLPDQHDQDCLQTLETLRASDLLAAAQRHLQRPQLSLCGPPDTLAALERQWMQDPLTRTPG, from the coding sequence TTGACACCCCACAGTGATCTCGTCCTCGATCCGGTGGTCACCCCGGGGGTTCTCTCAGCCAAGTTGTGGATCCGCCGTGGCAGTGGTTGCGATCAACAGGGTCAGCGCGGCGGGCATCAATTGCTGGGATCCGTGCTCAGCCGCGGCTGTGGCCCCCTTGATCACTTGGAGCTGGCTGATCTTGTGGAAGGTTGCGGTGCCGGATTGCGCTGTGACACCCATGAAGACGGCATCCTGATCAGCCTCAAGTGCCGCGATCTCGATGCCGATCGCCTGCTGCCCGCCGTGGGCTGGATGGTGCGTCAACCGCACCTGAATGAGAACCAGATCGCCCTGGAACGTGAGCTCAGCCTGCAGGCTCTGCAGCGTCAACGCGAAGACCCCTTCCATCGCGCCTTTGATGGATGGCGACAGATCGCCTATGGCCAGGGACCATACGGCCATGACCCCCTCGGAATCGCCCAGGACCTGGAGCAGCTGTCACGACCGCAGCTCCAGCACCTGGCTCAGGATCTTGAAAGCGAAGGGTCCGTGCTGGCCTTGTCGGGAGCCATTCCTGCAGACGCCAGCGAGCGACTGCAGGAGTGGTTCAACCCAACCATCTCTCAGTCCCCAGTTGACCAGGCAAAAGCAGGAGAAGCTCCGGCAGTTGTCGCTTCAGCGGATGACGCTTCAGCGAATACAAGGGATCGACCGTCCATCAGCCTCCAGTCCCTGGCGACGGAACAGGTGGTGCTGATGCTGGGACAGGCATCTCTGCCCCACGGCCATCCCGATGACCTGGCGCTGAGGCTTTTGCAGACGCATCTTGGATCTGGGATGTCCAGCCTGCTATTCCGCAGGCTGCGGGAAGAGCATGGTGTGGCCTACGACGTCGGCGTGCATCACCCAGCAAGAGCAGGCGCTGCTCCGTTTGTGATGCATGCCTCCACCGGCGTGGACCGCGCTGCACTCACACTGAAGTTGCTGATGGCCAGCTGGACCGAGTTGCTCGAGGACTGCGTCGCTGCGGCTGATCTTCAACTGGCTGCAGCCAAATTCCGTGGTCACTTGGCCCATGGGTCCCAGACCACAGGTCAGCGAGCCGAACGACGAGCTCAGCTCCGTGGTCTGGGCCTCCCTGATCAGCATGATCAGGATTGCCTGCAGACGCTTGAGACGCTACGAGCGAGCGATCTGCTCGCTGCCGCTCAGCGACATCTGCAGCGGCCTCAGTTGAGCCTCTGTGGACCACCAGACACCCTGGCCGCCCTGGAACGTCAGTGGATGCAGGATCCCTTGACGAGAACGCCAGGCTGA
- a CDS encoding alanine--glyoxylate aminotransferase family protein: protein MTHSHLPVDSSHRRSIGPIATPDRLLLGPGPSNAHPTVLEALSRTPIGHLDPLYVELMGEVQELLRYAWQTDNRLTLPMSGTGSAAMEATLANTVEPGDTVLVAVKGYFGNRLKDMAGRYRANVQVIEKPWGEAFSLDELDVALQQHKPAILAMVHAETSTGVCQPMDGIGDLCRQHDCLLLLDTVTSLGGVPLHLDAWKVDMAYSCSQKGLSCPPGLGPFTMGPRAEAKLASRKDKVPNWYLDVSLLNQYWGSDRVYHHTAPVNMNFGMREALRLLSDEGLDNAWARHRKNAEALWSGLESLGLELHVPEELRLPTLTTVRIPSDVDGKAFSSHLLNTHGIEVGGGLGVLAGKIWRIGLMGYNSTPDNVARLLNLFETELPRFRQGVAVAA from the coding sequence ATGACGCACTCACACCTTCCGGTTGACTCGTCCCATCGGCGCTCCATTGGTCCCATTGCAACGCCTGACCGGCTGTTGCTCGGACCCGGCCCTTCCAACGCCCACCCCACCGTTTTGGAGGCCCTGTCTCGGACTCCAATTGGTCATCTGGATCCGCTTTACGTGGAGTTAATGGGTGAAGTTCAGGAGCTGCTGCGGTACGCCTGGCAGACCGACAATCGCCTGACCTTGCCCATGAGCGGCACGGGTAGTGCTGCGATGGAAGCCACTCTGGCGAACACCGTTGAGCCCGGCGACACCGTGTTGGTGGCTGTCAAGGGTTACTTCGGCAACCGCTTGAAAGATATGGCCGGCCGTTACCGGGCCAATGTTCAGGTGATTGAAAAGCCATGGGGTGAGGCCTTCAGCCTCGACGAACTGGATGTCGCCCTTCAACAGCACAAGCCGGCGATTCTGGCGATGGTGCATGCCGAAACCTCCACTGGGGTCTGTCAGCCCATGGATGGCATTGGTGATCTTTGCCGTCAGCACGACTGCCTTCTGCTGCTCGACACCGTCACCTCCCTGGGAGGCGTGCCACTTCATCTGGATGCCTGGAAGGTCGACATGGCCTACAGCTGCAGCCAGAAAGGTTTGAGCTGCCCTCCTGGCCTGGGTCCATTCACCATGGGTCCGCGGGCCGAAGCCAAGCTCGCATCCCGCAAAGACAAAGTTCCCAACTGGTATCTCGATGTCTCCTTGCTGAACCAATATTGGGGAAGCGATCGCGTGTATCACCACACCGCACCGGTGAACATGAACTTCGGCATGCGCGAAGCCCTGCGTCTGCTGTCTGATGAAGGCCTTGACAATGCATGGGCACGGCACCGCAAGAATGCAGAGGCTCTTTGGAGTGGTTTGGAATCCCTCGGCCTTGAGCTTCATGTTCCTGAAGAGCTCCGTCTGCCGACCCTGACCACCGTGCGCATCCCATCCGACGTCGATGGCAAGGCCTTCTCCTCCCATCTGCTCAACACCCATGGCATTGAAGTCGGCGGTGGCCTCGGAGTGCTTGCCGGCAAGATTTGGAGAATCGGACTGATGGGTTACAACTCCACACCCGACAACGTTGCACGGCTGCTCAATCTCTTTGAGACCGAGCTGCCCCGCTTCCGTCAGGGAGTTGCCGTCGCCGCCTGA
- a CDS encoding DUF3148 domain-containing protein, which produces MTVSIGDQVRLIRTPTFLKTADPMPMLRPPDLVTTDEVGLVMALHPAETVAVRFARGTFLISLNQLTPADVPSGD; this is translated from the coding sequence ATGACCGTTTCCATCGGTGACCAGGTGCGACTGATCCGCACCCCAACCTTTCTCAAGACAGCAGACCCCATGCCGATGCTGCGCCCGCCTGATCTGGTCACCACCGATGAGGTTGGTTTGGTGATGGCGCTCCATCCTGCTGAAACGGTGGCGGTGCGCTTTGCAAGGGGCACCTTCCTGATTTCGTTGAATCAGCTCACTCCGGCTGATGTGCCATCGGGTGATTGA
- a CDS encoding aminotransferase class V-fold PLP-dependent enzyme, whose amino-acid sequence MTIPSAESLFGSTRSSSASTDLSAFASPEALDPQLQRFLEEACARLCQWMGSASQRAPLPSLRLLPEAFPEATGLGAARLLDDLQQVMDGAYQPTHPGALAHLDPPPNTASIAAELICAGLNNNLLAEELSPSLSQLERQLCGWFASRFDLPEGAGGVAASGGSLSNLTALVTARHRMGLDQAADAVVLVSDDSHVSLVKAARVMGLRPDAIRRVPVDATGRMQVTALESELDRLQDQKRPCLAVVATAGTTVRGAIDPLQALADVCRERSLWLHVDGAIGAVFGLCESTASLLDGIASADSITVNPQKLLGIAKTSSLLLVRDQTALQETFHTGLPYMEPALTGVHGGELGLQGSRSAEILKLWLGLRQLGEDGIASLLEQALVRRDRLERHLDRSRLDITSGPLHLLACTPLGADAERSARWSTSMRQRLLDQQIMVSRPLHHGRHHIKVVLGNPHTSEALIDRLGTLLNDTSEEVL is encoded by the coding sequence ATGACCATTCCTTCCGCTGAGTCCTTGTTCGGATCCACCAGAAGCTCATCGGCGTCGACGGATCTGTCTGCGTTTGCCTCTCCTGAGGCTCTGGACCCGCAACTGCAGCGGTTTCTGGAGGAAGCCTGTGCCCGGCTCTGTCAATGGATGGGGTCTGCATCCCAACGGGCACCCTTGCCATCCCTGCGACTTCTGCCCGAGGCATTCCCGGAAGCGACCGGACTGGGAGCAGCTCGTCTCTTGGATGATTTGCAGCAGGTCATGGATGGGGCCTATCAGCCCACCCATCCCGGCGCGCTGGCGCATCTGGATCCACCACCGAACACGGCCTCGATCGCTGCAGAGCTGATCTGCGCCGGTCTCAACAACAATCTGCTCGCTGAGGAACTCTCCCCAAGTCTGAGTCAGCTGGAACGTCAGCTTTGTGGTTGGTTCGCTTCCCGGTTTGATTTGCCAGAAGGGGCTGGTGGGGTTGCGGCTAGCGGCGGATCCCTTAGCAATCTCACCGCTCTGGTGACGGCGCGTCATCGCATGGGCCTCGATCAGGCTGCCGATGCTGTGGTGCTGGTCAGCGACGATTCCCACGTTTCGCTGGTGAAAGCGGCGCGAGTCATGGGGCTTCGCCCCGATGCAATCCGTCGGGTTCCTGTGGATGCCACCGGTCGCATGCAAGTGACTGCCCTGGAGTCAGAGCTCGACCGATTGCAAGATCAGAAACGCCCTTGTCTGGCGGTTGTGGCCACCGCCGGCACCACCGTACGAGGTGCCATCGATCCACTCCAAGCTTTGGCCGACGTCTGCCGTGAGCGCAGCCTCTGGCTGCATGTGGATGGAGCCATTGGTGCTGTGTTTGGGTTGTGCGAGAGCACGGCATCTCTGCTCGATGGGATCGCTTCCGCCGACTCCATCACTGTCAACCCCCAGAAACTGCTTGGAATTGCCAAGACGTCATCGCTTCTGCTGGTTCGTGATCAGACGGCTCTGCAAGAGACCTTTCACACAGGATTGCCCTATATGGAACCGGCTTTGACGGGTGTTCACGGAGGTGAACTGGGTCTTCAAGGCAGCCGCTCTGCAGAAATCCTCAAGCTCTGGTTGGGACTGCGCCAGCTTGGAGAAGACGGAATCGCCAGCCTGCTCGAGCAGGCCTTGGTCCGGCGCGATCGGTTGGAACGTCACCTCGACAGGTCCCGGCTCGACATCACATCCGGACCTCTGCATTTGCTGGCCTGCACACCTCTGGGCGCCGATGCGGAGCGCAGCGCGCGCTGGTCAACCTCGATGCGACAACGACTTCTGGATCAGCAAATCATGGTGTCGCGCCCCTTGCATCACGGTCGTCATCACATCAAGGTTGTTCTGGGCAATCCCCACACGTCTGAGGCGTTGATCGACCGTTTAGGAACTCTGCTCAACGACACCAGTGAGGAGGTTCTCTGA
- a CDS encoding allophycocyanin subunit beta — translation MRDAITGLIGQYDQLGRYLDRSAIDRIESYLEEADVRVLAVEIINREAAELVREASQRLFQADPELLLPGGNAYTTRRLAACLRDMDYFLRYASYSLIAGDSTILNERVLNGLDDTYKSLGVPTGPTVRSMVLLADVLCERLLNEGVSQASCALVRQPFEHMASGLAASDVRQR, via the coding sequence ATGCGCGATGCCATCACCGGTTTGATCGGCCAGTACGACCAGCTCGGTCGTTATCTCGATCGCTCCGCTATCGATCGCATCGAGAGCTATCTCGAGGAAGCAGACGTGCGTGTTTTGGCCGTCGAGATCATCAACCGGGAGGCAGCCGAGTTGGTGCGGGAAGCCAGCCAGCGTCTGTTTCAGGCTGATCCTGAGCTGCTTCTCCCTGGGGGGAATGCCTACACGACGCGACGCCTGGCGGCGTGCCTGCGCGACATGGATTACTTCCTCCGCTACGCCAGCTACTCGTTAATCGCAGGCGACAGCACGATCCTCAATGAGCGTGTCCTCAACGGTCTTGATGACACGTACAAAAGTCTCGGGGTCCCCACCGGTCCCACGGTGCGCAGCATGGTTCTGCTTGCCGATGTGCTGTGTGAGCGCCTCTTAAACGAGGGTGTGTCCCAGGCCAGCTGCGCGTTGGTGCGTCAGCCTTTTGAGCACATGGCTTCGGGCCTTGCCGCCAGCGACGTCCGTCAGCGCTAA
- a CDS encoding transglycosylase domain-containing protein, translating to MPDQRRPAQLTVHQNDQGDHTISLLGEGYRIGRDPALEIWIDHSAVSRQHALLERRGRHWLIRDLDSTNGLWWRGRRIQELELQDGDCVSLAPGLEGDSPSLRFRFESQRLKLRLKRGLGFGLLAGLAGAGLVLALAALHVPVRGRLASVRGPLAIYDGNNQPLNSVDSSRHRELGQLDAFSPVLVDALLSSEDNRFWWHPGVDPIGTLRAFSANLTGGRVLEGGSSLTQQLARSLYPELVGEGDTFGRKWRELLVALQLESRFSKGELLLSYLNRVYLGVGWGFEDAARTYFDRSAGDLNLEEAALLVGLLPSPNGHDPCVNPQRALEARNRVINKMADAGRLSLDQARTARRQPIQLASSACNGTAAGRAAPFYTDQVRRDLTQLVGPEVAAEGNFLIETHLDPVLQAVLERQLRNLLSRSKDLGISEGAAVVIDSRSGGVLAIAGGRDYEFSQFNRASMALRQPGSTFKLMTYLAALEAGIQPTDTIDCSPLTWRGQRFDSNCEGRLSLTRAFATSNNPAALRLAQRVGLDQVVRQAKALGITSPLDPVPGLALGQSEVRLLELTGAYAAVVNEGEWRSPTTIRRLMDAETCREESPRGCGTLDSGTTQGRRAISRDSAQQMQSLLRAVVQNGTGRPASLGGQEGGKTGTTNDGRDLLFVGFEPQRHWVLGIWLGNDDNSPSAGSSALAASLWADIIRAAGRGGLTGT from the coding sequence ATGCCTGACCAGCGGCGGCCAGCCCAGCTCACGGTTCATCAGAACGATCAGGGAGACCACACCATTTCCCTCTTGGGCGAGGGCTACCGAATCGGGCGTGACCCCGCTCTGGAGATTTGGATTGACCACAGTGCCGTCAGCCGCCAGCACGCCTTGCTGGAACGACGCGGCCGCCATTGGCTGATCCGCGATCTTGACTCCACGAATGGCTTGTGGTGGCGAGGGCGACGCATCCAGGAACTCGAACTTCAGGACGGTGATTGCGTCAGCCTGGCGCCAGGCCTAGAGGGCGATTCACCATCGCTCCGCTTCCGATTCGAAAGCCAGCGGTTGAAGCTTCGGTTGAAGCGCGGCCTTGGCTTCGGCCTACTCGCCGGGCTCGCCGGAGCGGGTCTGGTGCTGGCGTTGGCGGCCTTGCACGTTCCCGTGCGCGGACGGCTGGCCAGCGTGCGTGGGCCGTTGGCCATCTACGACGGCAACAATCAACCCCTGAATTCGGTGGATTCCAGCCGTCACCGCGAACTGGGTCAACTCGACGCCTTTTCGCCGGTTCTGGTAGACGCACTGCTGAGCAGTGAAGACAACCGGTTCTGGTGGCATCCAGGCGTTGATCCCATCGGAACGCTGCGGGCCTTTTCTGCCAACCTCACAGGAGGGCGCGTGCTGGAAGGAGGCAGCAGCCTCACCCAGCAACTGGCTCGCAGCCTCTATCCCGAGCTGGTGGGCGAAGGCGACACGTTCGGCCGCAAATGGCGTGAGCTGCTTGTTGCCCTGCAGCTGGAGAGCCGCTTCAGCAAGGGAGAGCTGTTGCTGAGCTACCTCAACCGGGTGTATCTCGGTGTGGGATGGGGCTTTGAGGATGCAGCCCGCACGTATTTCGACCGTTCCGCTGGAGATCTGAACCTCGAAGAAGCAGCCCTGCTGGTCGGTCTGCTGCCCTCTCCCAATGGTCATGATCCGTGCGTCAACCCGCAACGTGCCCTCGAAGCCCGCAACCGGGTGATCAACAAAATGGCCGACGCGGGTCGATTGTCACTGGATCAGGCGAGAACCGCCCGTCGGCAGCCGATTCAACTTGCCTCAAGTGCCTGCAACGGCACGGCTGCTGGTCGTGCTGCTCCTTTTTACACCGATCAGGTGCGCCGAGATCTGACGCAACTGGTGGGTCCTGAGGTAGCCGCCGAAGGCAATTTTCTGATTGAAACCCATCTCGACCCCGTGCTGCAGGCAGTGCTGGAGCGGCAGTTGCGCAACCTGCTCAGCAGGTCCAAGGACCTTGGCATCAGCGAAGGAGCCGCCGTCGTGATCGATAGCCGCAGCGGCGGCGTCCTGGCCATCGCCGGAGGCCGTGACTACGAATTCAGTCAGTTCAACCGGGCGTCCATGGCGCTCCGCCAGCCAGGCAGCACCTTCAAGTTGATGACCTATCTGGCGGCGCTAGAAGCTGGAATCCAACCGACTGACACCATTGACTGCAGCCCACTTACCTGGCGCGGCCAGCGTTTTGATAGCAACTGCGAAGGTCGCCTCAGCCTCACCCGCGCCTTTGCCACCAGCAACAATCCAGCCGCGCTTCGCTTGGCCCAACGCGTAGGGCTTGATCAGGTGGTGCGCCAGGCGAAGGCCCTTGGCATCACCAGTCCGCTGGATCCGGTGCCAGGACTTGCCCTTGGTCAGAGCGAGGTGCGACTGCTGGAACTCACCGGCGCCTATGCCGCCGTGGTCAACGAAGGGGAATGGCGATCACCCACCACGATTCGTCGTTTGATGGATGCAGAAACCTGCCGCGAGGAAAGTCCGCGCGGTTGCGGAACTCTTGACAGTGGGACGACTCAAGGGCGAAGAGCCATCAGCCGGGACAGTGCTCAGCAAATGCAGAGCCTTCTCAGGGCTGTCGTGCAAAACGGCACAGGACGTCCGGCATCCCTGGGTGGCCAGGAAGGAGGAAAAACAGGAACCACCAATGACGGCCGGGATCTTCTCTTCGTGGGTTTCGAGCCCCAACGCCATTGGGTTCTGGGCATCTGGCTTGGAAATGATGACAACAGCCCCTCCGCAGGATCCAGTGCGCTTGCAGCTTCGCTCTGGGCTGACATCATCCGCGCGGCAGGGCGTGGAGGTCTGACAGGCACATGA
- the lspA gene encoding signal peptidase II: MSRQDGQPRRSGLLLRRGTVLVLSALMVILDQLSKHWIKIMLRPGESTPFIPGLLQLHLVRNTGAAFSLFTGATPMLGMLSLVVAIGVAIWIWREPRHDLWMGLALGFLLGGTIGNGIDRLRLGHVIDFLELVPIQFPVFNWADVAINLAVLCFIIDALTQRKGPRDA; the protein is encoded by the coding sequence ATGAGTCGTCAGGACGGACAACCAAGACGTTCAGGGCTGCTCCTGCGCCGCGGGACTGTGCTCGTGCTGAGTGCCCTGATGGTCATCCTCGACCAGCTCAGCAAACACTGGATCAAGATCATGCTCCGGCCTGGTGAATCGACACCATTCATCCCAGGTCTGCTTCAGCTGCATTTGGTGCGAAACACCGGTGCAGCATTCAGCTTGTTCACCGGTGCCACCCCGATGCTGGGAATGCTCAGTTTGGTGGTGGCCATTGGCGTTGCCATCTGGATCTGGCGAGAACCACGACACGATCTGTGGATGGGCTTGGCCCTGGGTTTCTTGCTGGGGGGAACGATCGGCAACGGAATCGATCGCCTGCGACTGGGTCACGTCATCGATTTTTTGGAGCTGGTGCCGATCCAGTTCCCGGTTTTCAACTGGGCCGACGTGGCCATCAACCTCGCGGTGCTCTGTTTCATCATCGATGCACTGACCCAAAGGAAGGGGCCCCGCGATGCCTGA
- a CDS encoding biotin transporter BioY: protein MRALATWSGALAGLLLILVGSLIPSALVLPQPDLPPSLLSLPSTWQVPALLICALVAGPRAGVIASVAYLTIGLVDLPVFHGGGGIAYVLTPGFGYLAGFIPASWLTGRLGQQSGMNDIPRLTLAAIAGLLTIQACGLLNLLLGALLNRWNEPLVDLIFSFSLGPLAAQLALCCAAGLIARVTRRVLFIE from the coding sequence GTGCGGGCACTGGCCACCTGGAGCGGCGCACTTGCCGGATTGCTGCTGATTTTGGTCGGGAGCCTGATTCCATCTGCCCTGGTTCTCCCTCAACCTGATCTCCCCCCCAGCCTGCTGAGCCTTCCCAGCACCTGGCAAGTGCCCGCATTGCTGATCTGTGCCCTGGTTGCCGGCCCCAGAGCCGGCGTCATCGCCTCGGTGGCGTATCTCACCATCGGCCTGGTGGATCTTCCGGTTTTCCACGGGGGAGGCGGTATCGCCTATGTGCTCACGCCGGGGTTTGGATACCTCGCGGGCTTCATTCCAGCCTCCTGGCTGACCGGGCGTTTGGGGCAGCAGAGCGGCATGAATGACATCCCTCGCCTCACCCTGGCCGCCATCGCAGGCCTGCTCACCATCCAGGCATGCGGTCTCCTAAATCTTCTGCTGGGTGCCCTGCTCAACCGGTGGAATGAACCCCTTGTCGACTTGATCTTCAGCTTCAGCCTTGGACCACTGGCCGCCCAGCTGGCTCTCTGTTGTGCAGCGGGCTTAATTGCCCGCGTGACCCGTCGCGTGTTGTTCATCGAATGA
- a CDS encoding nucleoside deaminase, which yields MGVRLTPVALEDHQIHAWMQRLLVRAEQLGETGEIPVSAVVLDERGRCIGRGSNRREWASDPLGHAELVALRQAAWITGDWRMNQCTLIVTLEPCPMCAGALVQARIGRVIYGAFDRKRGGLGGTVDLADHPSAHHHMDVMGGVMEAEASDLLARWFRRRRQLPDGSGAARSQRD from the coding sequence ATGGGTGTTCGGCTGACACCAGTGGCCTTGGAGGACCATCAGATCCATGCCTGGATGCAGCGCTTGCTGGTCCGAGCTGAGCAGCTAGGAGAAACGGGCGAAATCCCCGTCAGCGCAGTGGTGCTCGATGAGAGAGGGCGATGCATCGGCCGCGGAAGCAACCGACGCGAGTGGGCCTCAGACCCCCTAGGGCATGCAGAGCTGGTGGCATTGCGCCAAGCGGCCTGGATCACGGGAGATTGGCGCATGAATCAGTGCACGCTGATCGTGACCCTGGAACCTTGTCCGATGTGCGCCGGAGCCCTTGTGCAGGCCAGGATCGGCCGTGTGATTTATGGAGCCTTTGACCGCAAACGAGGGGGGCTCGGTGGAACTGTGGACCTGGCAGACCACCCCAGCGCCCACCATCACATGGACGTGATGGGAGGCGTTATGGAAGCCGAGGCCTCCGATTTACTGGCCCGTTGGTTCAGGCGGCGACGGCAACTCCCTGACGGAAGCGGGGCAGCTCGGTCTCAAAGAGATTGA